Proteins encoded in a region of the Zea mays cultivar B73 chromosome 2, Zm-B73-REFERENCE-NAM-5.0, whole genome shotgun sequence genome:
- the LOC100273438 gene encoding E3 ubiquitin-protein ligase PUB23: MEEDPQPQVEVPCYFLCPISLAIMRDPVTLPTGITYDRDGIERWLLTATTCPLTKQPVPADCDPTPNHTLRRLIQSWCALHDADSADRVHTPKPRVDRTAVTALVSRVHSAATGSAPPQRPQLLAALRELRDVAAESDRNRKLVAAVPGAVDVLAAVFAASANKSSEGTGTADAVRDDALEVIALLPVPEQCLRRLEETNEALVSALVSALQWSSAPSRARAALLLERVTAALPPSRLASLPEQVFREAVELLRDRPVSRPATKAALQVLVRTAAWGRNRVKAVDAGAVPVLVDMLFDDGAERRACELVLAALDRLCGCADGRAELVAHAAGVAAVGRKALRVSEVATDKAVRVLRSVARHAGTSAVVQEMAQAGVAAMLCVVAQSEQYGKRTRERARETLRLHARAWRTSPCLNHHLQAVYPC, encoded by the coding sequence ATGGAGGAGGACCCGCAGCCGCAGGTGGAGGTGCCCTGCTACTTCCTGTGCCCCATCTCGCTGGCCATCATGCGAGACCCCGTGACGCTCCCCACCGGCATCACCTACGACCGCGACGGCATCGAGCGCTGGCTCCTCACTGCCACCACCTGCCCGCTCACCAAGCAGCCCGTGCCGGCGGACTGCGACCCCACGCCCAACCACACGCTGCGCCGCCTCATCCAGTCATGGTGCGCGCTCCACGACGCCGACAGCGCCGACCGCGTCCACACGCCCAAGCCCCGCGTCGACCGCACCGCCGTCACCGCGCTGGTCTCCCGGGTCCACTCCGCCGCCACCGGGTCGGCGCCGCCGCAGCGCCCACAGCTCCTCGCCGCGCTGCGCGAGCTCAGGGACGTGGCGGCCGAGAGCGACCGCAACCGGaagctcgtcgccgccgtcccaggCGCGGTGGACGTCCTAGCCGCGGTGTTCGCGGCGTCGGCCAACAAGTCGTCGGAAGGCACAGGCACCGCCGATGCCGTCCGCGACGATGCGCTCGAGGTCATCGCCTTGCTCCCGGTCCCCGAGCAATGCCTGCGCCGCCTCGAGGAGACGAACGAGGCGCTGGTCTCCGCGCTCGTCTCCGCGCTGCAGTGGTCCAGCGCCCCGTCCAGGGCGCGCGCAGCGCTGCTCCTGGAGCGCGTCACGGCCGCCCTGCCGCCCAGCCGGCTGGCATCCCTCCCGGAGCAGGTGTTCAGGGAGGCCGTGGAGCTGCTCCGCGACAGGCCGGTGTCCAGGCCCGCGACCAAGGCGGCGCTGCAGGTGCTGGTGCGCACGGCAGCGTGGGGACGCAACCGCGTCAAGGCAGTGGACGCCGGCGCGGTGCCCGTGCTCGTCGACATGCTCTTCGACGACGGGGCGGAGCGCCGCGCGTGCGAGCTCGTCCTGGCGGCTCTGGACCGCCTGTGCGGGTGCGCGGATGGGCGCGCCGAGCTGGTGGCGCACGCCGCGGGAGTGGCGGCCGTGGGCAGGAAGGCGCTGAGGGTGTCGGAGGTGGCCACGGACAAGGCAGTCAGGGTGCTGCGGTCCGTGGCGAGGCACGCGGGGACGTCGGCGGTGGTGCAGGAGATGGCGCAGGCCGGCGTGGCGGCGATGCTGTGCGTGGTGGCCCAGTCGGAGCAGTACGGCAAGAGGACGAGAGAGCGCGCGCGGGAGACGCTACGGCTGCACGCGAGGGCATGGCGGACCTCGCCGTGCTTGAATCACCACCTCCAGGCCGTGTACCCTTGCTAG